In a single window of the Neoarius graeffei isolate fNeoGra1 chromosome 28, fNeoGra1.pri, whole genome shotgun sequence genome:
- the LOC132875849 gene encoding transient receptor potential cation channel subfamily V member 1-like isoform X1 — MASIPLEFVDKIDEEREKDKEIKKRDRAIGQVPMDTDHEEDFGTTPCQIQINESFSDKIQGIEPNPDQHKRFDVKMLFEAVSSGDISRLEGLEEYLTENRRKLTNIVCEFTGKTVLMKALLNLKNEDSKIVELLLGIAERNNELDDLVNAEFTDIYYKGQTALHIAIERRKKRSVELLIQKGANVEAKASGKFFQPLSDTCFYFGELPLSLAACTNQKDIVDLLMDKADVRRTDTLGNTVLHALVMVADNSPENTDFVNFMYDYILTKDAAQNPNKNKLEDIENNQGLTSIKLAAKLGKIGLLQHILNRNFQKKECRHLSRMFTEWAYGPVCSSLYDLDSIDTYEPKSVLEIVVYGPEIPNRLEMLQIEPLNKLLEDKWNRFAKWIFLVKFIVYFIYVIIFTVVSYHREEGNIQPQGDLRPTEPLNPPFEKELPFLIGKSCCGYQLLGQLIMAIGALYILVTVLMDLYKKQPSLQTMLVDCYSDLLFLLQAVLFMICAGLYFKGMQAYLAFLVLSLVLCWVNLLSFSRGTRHMGIYRIMIQRIFLHDILHFLFVYTVFIIGFSAALVTLLKNSNPKTNRSFFLSDDNSISFTIMELFKITIGMGGPEFIESDEYKEVFYVLLISYIVLTYILLLNMLIALMSKTVDNTYEKSASIWKLQRAITTLDLERFACCLKMNLRSGVRKNLGKKKEDWRWCLRVEEVNWKKWNRNLGSIREDPGEFKKVSYREPSKNNGFQWRSKRNKVQAGQETQPLASSPV, encoded by the exons ATGGCATCCATTCCTTTGGAGTTTGTTGACAAGATAGATGAGGAGAGGGAAAAGGACAAAGAAATCAAAAAACGTGATCGAGCAATTGGCCAAGTACCAATGGACACTGACCATGAAGAGGACTTTGGTACTACTCCTTGCCAAATCCAAATCAACGAGTCTTTTTCTGA TAAAATACAAGGGATAGAACCCAACCCAGATCAGCACAAGAGGTTTGACGTTAAGATGCTTTTTGAAGCCGTGTCCAGTGGTGACATCAGCAGGCTGGAGGGCCTGGAGGAGTATCTGACTGAAAATCGAAGGAAACTGACAAACATTGTTT GTGAGTTCACTGGGAAGACAGTCCTGATGAAGGCCCTGCTAAACCTGAAGAATGAAGATAGCAAAATAGTGGAGCTCTTACTGGGTATTGCAGAAAGAAATAACGAACTTGATGACTTAGTGAATGCAGAATTCACAGATATCTACTATAAAG GACAGACAGCTCTTCATATAGCCATTGAGAGAAGAAAGAAACGCTCTGTTGAGCTGCTCATTCAGAAAGGGGCTAATGTCGAGGCAAAGGCTTCTGGGAAATTCTTCCAGCCACTTAGCGACACATGTTTCTACTTTG GGGAGCTTCCACTTTCTCTGGCAGCGTGTACTAATCAGAAAGACATAGTGGACCTACTGATGGATAAAGCAGATGTGAGGCGTACGGACACTCTGGGCAACACAGTTCTCCATGCTCTTGTGATGGTGGCTGATAACAGCCCCGAAAATACAGATTTTGTCAATTTCATGTACGACTACATTCTTACCAAAGATGCTGCTCAGAATCCCAACAAGAACAAGCTGGAGGACATTGAGAACAATCAGGGACTTACTTCCATCAAGCTGGCTGCAAAGCTAGGAAAGATTGGG TTGCTTCAACACATTCTGAACCGCAACTTCCAGAAAAAAGAGTGCAGGCATCTGTCCAGAATGTTCACAGAGTGGGCATATGGCCCAGTGTGCAGTTCACTGTACGACCTGGACTCTATAGACACCTACGAGCCAAAGTCTGTCCTAGAGATAGTTGTTTATGGCCCAGAGATACCT AATCGTCTTGAAATGCTCCAGATTGAGCCACTTAATAAACTGCTGGAAGATAAATGGAACAGATTTGCCAAATGGATATTCCTCGTCAAGTTTATTGTTTATTTCATATATGTCATCATCTTCACAGTTGTTTCTTATCACCGTGAAGAAGGAAAC attcagcctcagggggacctccgccctaccgaaccactgaacccccctttcgagaaggag CTTCCATTTCTAATCGGGAAAAGTTGTTGCGGCTACCAGCTACTTGGTCAACTCATCATGGCTATCGGAGCACTCTACATCTTAGTTACTGTG TTGATGGATCTATACAAAAAGCAACCAAGTCTGCAAACAATGCTGGTTGATTGCTATTCTGACCTGCTTTT TCTATTGCAGGCTGTGTTGTTTATGATCTGTGCGGGGCTGTATTTCAAGGGAATGCAGGCGTATCTTGCCTTTCTGGTGCTCAGCTTGGTTCTGTGCTGGGTTAATCTGCTCTCCTTCTCCAGAGGAACTCGACATATGGGCATCTACAGAATCATGATTCAGAGG ATATTCCTTCATGACATCTTACACTTCCTCTTTGTCTACACTGTCTTCATCATTGGATTTTCAGCAG CTCTGGTGACTCTACTCAAAAATTCTAATCCCAAGACAAATAGATCTTTCTTCCTAAGTGATGATAATTCCATCTCATTCACCATTATGGAACTGTTTAAGATCACTATAGGCATGGGCGGACCGGAGTTCATAGAGAGCGATGAgtataaagaagtattttatgTGCTGCTCATATCCTATATTGTGCTCACATACATTCTGCTCCTAAACATGTTGATTGCTCTCATGAGCAAGACTGTGGACAACACGTATGAGAAGAGCGCCAGCATCTGGAAACTACAG CGTGCCATTACCACCTTGGATCTGGAGAGATTTGCATGCTGTCTGAAGATGAATTTGCGCTCAGGAGTGAGGAAGAATCTAGGCAAAAAGAAGGAGGACTGGCGCTGGTGTCTCAG AGTGGAAGAAGTCAACTGGAAAAAATGGAACCGTAACCTGGGCAGTATCAGAGAGGATCCTGGAGAATTCAAGAAAGTATCTTACAGAG AGCCCAGCAAGAACAATGGCTTTCAATGGAGGTCCAAACGGAATAAAGTCCAGGCAGGGCAAGAGACCCAACCCCTGGCCTCCAGCCCAGTGTAA
- the LOC132875849 gene encoding transient receptor potential cation channel subfamily V member 1-like isoform X2: protein MASIPLEFVDKIDEEREKDKEIKKRDRAIGQVPMDTDHEEDFGTTPCQIQINESFSDKIQGIEPNPDQHKRFDVKMLFEAVSSGDISRLEGLEEYLTENRRKLTNIVCEFTGKTVLMKALLNLKNEDSKIVELLLGIAERNNELDDLVNAEFTDIYYKGQTALHIAIERRKKRSVELLIQKGANVEAKASGKFFQPLSDTCFYFGELPLSLAACTNQKDIVDLLMDKADVRRTDTLGNTVLHALVMVADNSPENTDFVNFMYDYILTKDAAQNPNKNKLEDIENNQGLTSIKLAAKLGKIGLLQHILNRNFQKKECRHLSRMFTEWAYGPVCSSLYDLDSIDTYEPKSVLEIVVYGPEIPNRLEMLQIEPLNKLLEDKWNRFAKWIFLVKFIVYFIYVIIFTVVSYHREEGNLPFLIGKSCCGYQLLGQLIMAIGALYILVTVLMDLYKKQPSLQTMLVDCYSDLLFLLQAVLFMICAGLYFKGMQAYLAFLVLSLVLCWVNLLSFSRGTRHMGIYRIMIQRIFLHDILHFLFVYTVFIIGFSAALVTLLKNSNPKTNRSFFLSDDNSISFTIMELFKITIGMGGPEFIESDEYKEVFYVLLISYIVLTYILLLNMLIALMSKTVDNTYEKSASIWKLQRAITTLDLERFACCLKMNLRSGVRKNLGKKKEDWRWCLRVEEVNWKKWNRNLGSIREDPGEFKKVSYREPSKNNGFQWRSKRNKVQAGQETQPLASSPV from the exons ATGGCATCCATTCCTTTGGAGTTTGTTGACAAGATAGATGAGGAGAGGGAAAAGGACAAAGAAATCAAAAAACGTGATCGAGCAATTGGCCAAGTACCAATGGACACTGACCATGAAGAGGACTTTGGTACTACTCCTTGCCAAATCCAAATCAACGAGTCTTTTTCTGA TAAAATACAAGGGATAGAACCCAACCCAGATCAGCACAAGAGGTTTGACGTTAAGATGCTTTTTGAAGCCGTGTCCAGTGGTGACATCAGCAGGCTGGAGGGCCTGGAGGAGTATCTGACTGAAAATCGAAGGAAACTGACAAACATTGTTT GTGAGTTCACTGGGAAGACAGTCCTGATGAAGGCCCTGCTAAACCTGAAGAATGAAGATAGCAAAATAGTGGAGCTCTTACTGGGTATTGCAGAAAGAAATAACGAACTTGATGACTTAGTGAATGCAGAATTCACAGATATCTACTATAAAG GACAGACAGCTCTTCATATAGCCATTGAGAGAAGAAAGAAACGCTCTGTTGAGCTGCTCATTCAGAAAGGGGCTAATGTCGAGGCAAAGGCTTCTGGGAAATTCTTCCAGCCACTTAGCGACACATGTTTCTACTTTG GGGAGCTTCCACTTTCTCTGGCAGCGTGTACTAATCAGAAAGACATAGTGGACCTACTGATGGATAAAGCAGATGTGAGGCGTACGGACACTCTGGGCAACACAGTTCTCCATGCTCTTGTGATGGTGGCTGATAACAGCCCCGAAAATACAGATTTTGTCAATTTCATGTACGACTACATTCTTACCAAAGATGCTGCTCAGAATCCCAACAAGAACAAGCTGGAGGACATTGAGAACAATCAGGGACTTACTTCCATCAAGCTGGCTGCAAAGCTAGGAAAGATTGGG TTGCTTCAACACATTCTGAACCGCAACTTCCAGAAAAAAGAGTGCAGGCATCTGTCCAGAATGTTCACAGAGTGGGCATATGGCCCAGTGTGCAGTTCACTGTACGACCTGGACTCTATAGACACCTACGAGCCAAAGTCTGTCCTAGAGATAGTTGTTTATGGCCCAGAGATACCT AATCGTCTTGAAATGCTCCAGATTGAGCCACTTAATAAACTGCTGGAAGATAAATGGAACAGATTTGCCAAATGGATATTCCTCGTCAAGTTTATTGTTTATTTCATATATGTCATCATCTTCACAGTTGTTTCTTATCACCGTGAAGAAGGAAAC CTTCCATTTCTAATCGGGAAAAGTTGTTGCGGCTACCAGCTACTTGGTCAACTCATCATGGCTATCGGAGCACTCTACATCTTAGTTACTGTG TTGATGGATCTATACAAAAAGCAACCAAGTCTGCAAACAATGCTGGTTGATTGCTATTCTGACCTGCTTTT TCTATTGCAGGCTGTGTTGTTTATGATCTGTGCGGGGCTGTATTTCAAGGGAATGCAGGCGTATCTTGCCTTTCTGGTGCTCAGCTTGGTTCTGTGCTGGGTTAATCTGCTCTCCTTCTCCAGAGGAACTCGACATATGGGCATCTACAGAATCATGATTCAGAGG ATATTCCTTCATGACATCTTACACTTCCTCTTTGTCTACACTGTCTTCATCATTGGATTTTCAGCAG CTCTGGTGACTCTACTCAAAAATTCTAATCCCAAGACAAATAGATCTTTCTTCCTAAGTGATGATAATTCCATCTCATTCACCATTATGGAACTGTTTAAGATCACTATAGGCATGGGCGGACCGGAGTTCATAGAGAGCGATGAgtataaagaagtattttatgTGCTGCTCATATCCTATATTGTGCTCACATACATTCTGCTCCTAAACATGTTGATTGCTCTCATGAGCAAGACTGTGGACAACACGTATGAGAAGAGCGCCAGCATCTGGAAACTACAG CGTGCCATTACCACCTTGGATCTGGAGAGATTTGCATGCTGTCTGAAGATGAATTTGCGCTCAGGAGTGAGGAAGAATCTAGGCAAAAAGAAGGAGGACTGGCGCTGGTGTCTCAG AGTGGAAGAAGTCAACTGGAAAAAATGGAACCGTAACCTGGGCAGTATCAGAGAGGATCCTGGAGAATTCAAGAAAGTATCTTACAGAG AGCCCAGCAAGAACAATGGCTTTCAATGGAGGTCCAAACGGAATAAAGTCCAGGCAGGGCAAGAGACCCAACCCCTGGCCTCCAGCCCAGTGTAA